CTTTGTCACCAAAATTCAAAACATCCACTAACACCAAACCCGCCGCTTCCAGGCCTCAACTGCCTGGACCTGAGCAGACAGCCCCTGGAGACTGGCTGCAGGCTGTCCTCTGTTCTGGGCGCCTGACTTTGGCAGGCGTCTGTTGGACCCCAGGAACCTGGGTGGAGCGGCCCATCCTTGGAGACAAGTGACACTGGGGCAGGAAGCAGGTTTCTGGCCAATGCCAGCTGCACACGGGGCCTTTTCTCCAAGGACTGAAGGGCAGAGGGTCACTTTAGAAAGGGAACGCAGGGCTGCTGCAGAGGCACAGCTGGCCCACAGGGGCTgaccctttctctttccttataAAAGTAACACGTACACAAAGTAAAAAACAACAATATTTTCCTGTGAATGCATTTTTCTAGGTGTACTGTTACTGCAAAGTtgaaatgatgttttattttcaattttgcttCCTTTGATCACTTGTACCTTAGATGTcaaaaaatggggggaaatggCTAAATAAATCATAACATAGTCCTAAAAAGGAAGAGTACATAGTTATTTTAGAGTTTTTGACAATATAGAAAATCAATGCTTATCACGTTAAAAGAAAAACCTGACTAGAAACTGTATGTTCATGTGATCTCTGGatgttgattaaaaaattttttttcttgaaaaagtaaAGGCCAGTAGGAAAGTGCTGAGGGGACAGCGGTAGAATTAAGAGTCATATGCtattatatttgtgtatttatatcacaaaaaaatggaatagtggtttctcaatctttgttCTTACAAATAATAATTGTGATGAGTAACTGATCACATGCATCTGACTGGAAAATCCCTCTTCTGAGACTTGCTTGTTCTTTGTCACAGAGCCCTTTCTGCCTCCTGCGTTCATGGCTTGTGATAAGTGGGTGTGTGCCCACGTGTGTGTGCTGACTTTTAAAACAGAGCTTCTCTGTCACACTGCAGGCTCCATGTGgcagggatgaatgaatgaaagaatgagaacATAGCCAAAGAAGTATTTCAAACCAGGATGAAAGGGAGTGAAATTTTAAAGCCAAACAGCTCCCCTAAAAGGTCTCCCGAACTTGACACTCCCTACAACATGTGAGAATGTCCATCACACCACGCAATTaacataaaaaaagttaaaagctaACCTGTAAGGCAGGAGAAGATATCTCCTTTTTGGCTTTGatgaagaaacattaaaaaaacacccACTGCACCCATATTGGTTCTTCTGTAACTTACAGGTTTATGCTCTATGTCCATTTTATTAggattttcattctttaaaattttagtttaatcAACCTGTATTAAGCAGTTGCTACATTAAGCCTGTTAACCTTTGTCCCATTTATTACCCCAGTTCCTCCAGCAGGTTTGGTTTGATTCTGCACTTTCCTGGGAGCCATGGGAGTGTAAACCTGCCTCTTCCCCATCACTTCCTCAGCTGTCTCTCCCACAGCTCTTCTCCAGGTTGAGAAGTGAGCTAATGGGTGAAATCCAGCACCAGTCCTTATTCCCTAGGAACGGGCCGCTGTGAATGGACCCGCTGGTCCGGCTCAGGCACACACAGGATGATTTAAAACAAGCACTTGGGGTCCACGGGGGCAGAGCTGCAGCAACACTTCACAAGCTGTCAGGGTGGTCTTTCTAGACATAAAAGGACCTTTCCTTTCCCGACTCCTGCTAGATCAAATTAGCCCCTCAAGTCATGGAATCCGAACACCTCCAGACAAACATGTACAGGGTCTCCCCACTGAAAGGCTGCATGGATCTGTCTTTATATAAAAGATACACAGTCACACAGTGCTGCAGTCCCTTAAGTTTAGACAGACTAGGTTTTATCTGCCCAAGTAAGAAGCCTTCTTAGGGCCACAGCAACATGTGTTCCACAGAAGAGCAACAGGTGCCTCGAGTCGCCCACAGCAGGTGAAGAAACGCTGTGCTCATCTGACTAAATACTGAGCTCAGGTGTCTCACAGTCTCTGGTGTGTGATTCACATCTCTTGGCTTCATTATTCTTAATACATGCATCTGGGGCAAATCTAAAGAGAGGACCGGCAAGCGAGAGGCCCTTCTGACCCAGAAAAAGGAGGCTGTTAAGAGTAAAAGTATCCATCAATGGAGAATAACCAAAGTGGGGAGTCCACTAACGGTGGAGCAGAGATTCCACCTCTGCCACGTGCTACAAACTCACGGGCCAACTCACCCTTggcagagggagggacagaggcagggcACAGGCTCACCTGCGTCCTTGAAATGAGGTCCTCTGGAGAGCCACGCTGAAACACTCGGACTGTTCCGAATGCTATTTAGGAagcaaatgagatttttaaacgatttttatttatccctttaatgaaaaagggtCCGATGACTAAATTTGGCCTCCTGTCTTTAAAAGGATTTAAAGAACTGGACCCACGACTGTCACGGTCTCTCCCAGCCTTCGGAACTCAAGATGACCCTGCGATGCCCTTCATCTGGGCTGGATGTTTTCTGCCGTCGCCTCATTTTGTCTCACTGATCCAGCCCTGATGATATACTGAGAGAGGCAAAAGTTTCTATTTTTCAACCTACAGGTCAGAATCAACAAGAATAAAATCCTCCGGGGATGAAAGAGTAACAGAACCTGCCAAGCAACTCCGTTTGTGCGATTCAAGCCGGAGCCACAGCAGACGATGCAactgagggaagagaaaaaccAGGCTGGGCATGGACACCCCAGGGCTCCCACCCTCGGAGCGTGACGAGCTTCTTTTGGTAAGTGTTTCACTAACTATGCAGAGACCGTGAATGGCGCAGGATGAGCAGGTATCGCTATTAAaatcaaatgtgtttttctttgcctcttccatggttttgaaatagaaacactggaatatcagtaatatttttaaaatgcagaagtaGCAGGCAACTTTTCCTCTCAAAAACAGTCCTCGTTTTTCATTTAAGCCAAAGAAAATTACAGTGGAATATTTTCAAGGATGAGGCcaatttgagttttaaattttaaatgctgccatttattcattcttcacgTGGGAAATAATAACTAAGCCAGCCTCAAGGCCATGTCTAAACCCTCTGTTCTCAATTTGTGCCCATAATAAAAACGTCATTTTTGTTGTGATTGTTTTGAGAAGATATCTTAAAATGTAGTTTTCCCCTCCACATCAAAGTGGTTGAAGAAATATAATATGCATTTTAGGAATAAGCATGTTGTGATTAAGGCATCTATTTTACTAGACAGCTGGACAGTAAATTCAAAATTAGTCTAATATGATAAAGCTCAAATAGTTCAAGAAAACACTGTTAACTTCAGGGTGCTTTGGACATTGTTCTGAGCCCAGAGCTAACAAAAACGACAAACTCAAAATCTTCATTGTTGCAGCTATAGTGACTtgttttttttaggaaaaatacaCAGTAAATAGAGACAGAACAAACATTCATGGTCTAAGGGTCACAAGTCCCCCGGCCAGGCTCAGCGGGAAACGCTCACCCATCCGCTCCCACCGCTCTGTCCAGGGGCCCCTGTGAGGCAGGTACTACCACACACCCATCTGCAGTCcagaaaaaggagaataaattCTTTAATCTGGTTAAACTAATGCTAATGCTATAAAACAGTAATATTCTGGAGCATAAGGCAAAATGTTATAAGTTCATCTCTAAAGATGCCCATTCATTATCTATTTACTCACAggaattacctttaaaaaaagtacaaaaggTTTAGCAAAAAGAATTAATTAAATGGGATGTTGTCAAACCCCTGGGAAGTCTTTTTATAACAAATCAAATCCCatcaaacagactgaaaatgcctGCCCTTAAAGGCTCTAGTGGCAATACATGAATCAAACACATGCTGCTGCCTTTTGTTTTTGGCTGTTAAGGCttgttgggggagaggggggagggggcctgTAGAAggataaagaaggaaggaaaaaaaagaaggaaaacatacTCACTGGCTCTAATAGTTAGGATAGCAATGTATCTGGAAACAATTCCTTggacaaaaacataaaatgtaaagtaatgccATTCTGAGAACTATAATTGGAAATCATTTGTGATTTCCAgcactgtaaaaagaaaaaaaaaattaacaccagCCTTAACCATAATTTTGGTAATTATTTCTACTGAAAGACATTCTACAAAATCTCTTGGATGTTATACGCCTTCAGTCGACAGAAAATATAATCTTCAAAACGTTACTGTTTGGAAGCTATTTAATTCTACTGTGCACTATATACAGTTTAATGATGCTACTCATTAAAGGCTGCAGATATGAAGAAGTAAAAGACTATCACAATATGTACATAAGGCCCAGGAAAGAGACTTTAAGAAACGACAGTACGTGAAAAAAGCCTTAAAATGTTCTCACACTCACAGAAAGGAGtaattttagaaatcatttgTGATTCAGTAGTACGTGAGGGAACAATACTGGAATGGTAAAAAATGGGTCTGGTCTGAAAAAGAACTTCTGCATCTGCTCCACGACACACAAGGATAACTGCCTCTTTTTCTAAAGCCTTtacaatacataaatattttaaatacaacttttcacagagaaaaatatggtTCAAACATCAGCCAGGCTACACTTTCTTTTACGGGCTGCACATTCCCCTGCTTGGAAAATGCCACTTACATTTCTTGGAAATTAATTTAGTGCTAGAAAGTCACATGTTTAACAACTGCACTTTCATTATAACTACAAGTGTTGACTTCACattacagaaacaaaacaacaggCACCAAGGGCATGGGCTGGGGAACGCCTGCAAAGCTGCGGACGCGCTCAGCGCTATTTAAACAGGAAAACTGCCAGGCCCTCTCTAAGGAGTTGATTCCCGTAGGAGTGTTCACACTCTCCACCAGATGTGGGTTAAAGTAACAGCACAGATGATTAAAATTCAACAGCAGTGGAGTTTCCAAAGGCTTCATTACAAGGCTGCCCTCACCACCTCAAAAAGCTTGTGTAGAAACAATGACAGTAAAGCTGGCGACCCAGGTTCCCACAATGTGGCATCTAACACACACCtatttataaatttcaaagtGAACCTGAGCCAGAAGATTTAACTGGGCAGCTGTGAACACTGCACCAAGACAAGAGGTGCCTGTCTCTGTGCACGGGAGGGAGAAAAATCAGCCCTCGTATTGCCCTCAAGGACAGTGGACTTACACACGGGACATACcttcatttaattattataaagtaCTGAAAATATCCAATCCCCTGGGCTCTGCCACAGAGGTAAGTTTACATGGGGTGCAGTTTGTCAGTGAAGTGGGGCTAGTATTTCTGTGATGAGACCAGGATGTTTTATTTTGACCATAAGCTCAAAAACGACACCAAGACAACAAACCAAAAAATCTCCGAACCCCAATTCCCATGTTAAGCTAAACACAagagaaaatataacaaactatGGTACACAGTTTACCTTTAACCAAAATTCTTATTATAAGAGAAGTAGTTAAAAGCTACTTACATTTTAAGAAGTAATTTCTTTCCTACTGAATTTCTACTCTCATGACATAAGTTGTGTTTATTTCAGAGACCAGATATGAAATGTTAATTATGATGATTTTgtgcttataaaaatattatttaatttataatcatGTCTTTAAAATTATGCTGTAACATTTTATGTTTGGggcaatcaacaaacatttactgaaccaGAGTAAAATCTATCATATTTGGGCAGTGGCTGCTTCTTATTTTTGAAGCATAATGGGTAAAAAGAAACCATACAATGAAAacgaatacatttttaaaatccacaatCCACAATCAGCATTTATAGTTTCTACTGGTTCACAGTTTGAAAGCACAAGGATAACTTAAAATGCTGCCTTGTCCATGTTTTATCCAAAAGGCAAGAGACTAATGTCAAATCTGAGATAAAACACTGGTCAAAAGTAAacgggctttttaaaaataggaagtaatggggagggtatagctcagtggtagaacatacAGTtaacatgtacaaggtcctgggttcaatccccagtacctccattaaaaaataaataaacctaattacctctgtcctaaaaacaaacaaacaaacaaaaaacaggaagtaGGAACAGGCAATGATATGACTTTTTATGTAAACCTAGAGACAAGATTCATAAACAAgtaaaaacaattactaacaaTACAGACACTTCACCTGATCAACCTTCCTCCCTAAATCCTGAAGGATGACTTTTGCATGCCAATAATAACTGATTAATTAAAACCCCTTTGGTCACTTTTGGCCACTGCTACCCCTATTCATGCTGTCTCTGTAGAGCCTGAGAGGCAACGAaattattatcaatttttttcaaatgattctATTAGATAAAGATATCTTGTTTAGAATCACTGAGGCCTTCTCTAAAAACAATTCATAAACTCATTTCAACAAGTTGAATTACGTGATTTACTGTTTCCTTTATTGGAAAGATTTATTCTTATACCATGATACAGAATAATGGCATAAAATAAACTCTGACTAATGCAGAACAGGGCAGTATCTATGTCCAACATAAATATCTGAGATTTTTATCAGCCCTGATAAGGGTATTCGCACATAAAAACacgctcaacattattagtcatcagggaaatgtgaaaaaaccacaatgaattccactacacacctactagagtggataaaattctttaaattgacCACAGCCAgtgtgctggtgaggatgcagagcacATGGAACTCTCATGCGATGCCGGGATgtaatgtaaactggtacaactaCTTCGGAAAACCACCTGGCAGTTCCCTAAGAAGTTAAACATAACCTGTATGTAAGCAGccatttcactcctaggtatttaccctgAGACACAAAAACATAGTCCGTACAAAGACCTGTGCACCAGTGTTTACAGCATCTTGTAATACCCTAGAGCTGGAAACTTCAGTGTCGATCAGCAGGTGCACAGACAGATTGTGGCGTGTCCATTTGctggaatactgctcagcaataaaaaggggaaaatggtGATACATGCAATGATGTGGATGAGATCTCAAAATCATAAGTGAAAAAATTTCAAGCAAAAAAGTATGTAAGTATGACTGTTTACATAAAGTACAGAATATGCCGGCTAACCTGCTGGCAGGGATGGTCCGGAGACAACGTGGAAGGAGGAGAGTACAGGGCCCGAGGAAACTTCCAGGGGGTGAGAGAGATGCTTGTTATTGTGACTGTGGTGACGGTTTCAAGAGTGCACACATATGTAATAACTGatcaaattatacactttaaatatgtgtacttcaataaagctgagaTGGGGGAACAGAGTTACAACACCCTAAGTTCTGTGTGTTGTTCTTTTAGGAAGCTTCAAGGAAAACATTCCATGGTAATAAGAAAGCGCCTGGAACTTAAAACATGAGCCAGCTGCGAGCCACAAAGCCTGGACTCCTCGTGTGCACAGCCATCtgcatcttcatttttctttacttgaGGAATCCAGCTCCTGAGGAACCAGAGGAGGAACCCACCTCCCCAGCAGTAGTGAAATGTGGCTTTTACCCAGATGAACTGTGTTCGGCTTTGTTTGAAGGGAAAGAGGCAGCCCTTCAAATTGCAAAATTTTGTAAAACTCCTCATGGATCTAAAATATTTGCTCACCTACACAGACCTGGAAATTGCTCCAGGCTCTCCCAGGAGCTGCATTTCATAACCAGACCCCTGTCCGCAGAAGAGGGCACTTTCTCTCTGGCATATGTGATAACTACTCACAAGGAGCTGGCTATGTTTGTGCAGCTTCTCAGGGCTATTTATGTGCCTCAAAATGTTTACTGTATTCACGTTGATGAAAAGGCCCCAAAGAAGTATAAGACTGCTGTGCAATCCCTGGTtaattgttttgaaaatgtttttatttcatcaaagagagagaaagtggctCGCACTGGCTTTAGAAGACTAAACGCGGATATTAACTGTATGAAAGACCTAGTCCATCCCAGATTTCAATGGAACTATGTCATTAATCTCTGTGGACAGGACTTTCCAATCAAAACTAACAAAGAAATCATACGCTACATCAGAAGTAAATGGAATGATAAAAATATCACTCCTGGAGTAGTCCAGCCACCAAACAGTAAATCCAAGACAAGTCAGAGTCATCCCGAATTCACCCCTGAAGGAAATATCTACGTATCTCCAAATGAAAGATTCAGAGTTGAACCACCCCATAACTTGACAATTTATTTTGGAAGCGCTTACTATGTACTAACGAGGAAGTTTGCAGAGTTTGTACTGACTGACACCCGCGCAAAAGACATGCTTCGGTGGTCCAAAGACATCCAGGGCCCAGAGCGACATTACTGGGTGACTCTGAACAGACTGAAAGGTAAGAACGATCCGGCAACAGGGCGTGTGTTCAGGCCAGAGGCAGCGACGGGAGATGGGTGCCCCTAACTGAAGTTCTTTCTAGCCCAGCTGTTTCACTCTGGCTTAGCAATAGCTGGGCACTTTGTGAGACGACTTGGCAGGTACACGGGGCAGGGGAGTGGGTCTGCTTTTAGGGACCTGAGATTTGCCGAGAGCGCCTCACGTTCCCAAACCAAGCTGGCTTTTGTTCCCTCTCCGAAAGGAGTCCCAGCATTCTGCATCTCCTCAAATATAGCCCTTTGAAGATTCTGAGCCCAGACCTTTGAAAAGTTCTTCCTCATTCCCTTCTCAGCTACTGCTGGGCACCCACGAGCACTGGGCCCTTCACTAGGGGCTctctgagaaaggaaaatattaaaactagccATTGTTTTGTGGCAAATAGGACTTTCCTTCCATCTTCTCATTGAATGCTTGCATGTTTTCTCCCTTAGATGCTCCGGGCGCCACCCCAAATGCTGGCTGGGAGGGAAATGTTCGAGCCATAAAATGGAGAAACGAGGAGGGAAGTGTTCATGACGGCTGtaaaggtaaaaacaaaacccaaaccacaAAAAGCCTTCAAATTCCAGAAAAACTACAGCTGCTGTCTCGGTAATTGGGGAAGAAGACTGATGACCAGGCGAAAGCAACGTGGAATTAGTGATGATCCAACCAGCAggtgtcaatttaaaaaaaactttcacttAATTATAATATTCAGGCAGGAAAGTGCACAGATGGTATTTGAGTTTacaaattttcacaaagtgaacacacaACAGACTTATGAACAACACTGGGCGTTTTTGTGCGTGAGCTCCATTCCTTCTTCGTAATATTTCCTTCAGCTGGGTTTTTGGAAGTAGGATTACTGGGTTGGCGAGAGGAGAGAGCCGAGTGGAAAAAAGAGCAAGGTCCCCAAATGAACAGAACTGTCCCTCACACACAAGCCGAGAGCTCCCTTCTCTGCAAACTGCAGGTGATGACAGAAACCACCTCGCAGGGTGGGCGGGAGGATTGAGAGAGAGCAGGAAGGGCCAAGCACGGGGTCAGGCACAGAGAACGTAGGACTGAGTTCCTCCTGAAGGAATCCAGAACCAGAATTCCAACTTGAATTACTTCTATTGATATCAAACACTTGCTCTGCAAAACCAATAAAAGGCTGAAACAATGACTTGTTAAAACCAACGTAACTCTTATAAGCTACCCACAACCAAGGAAAATACTTGAAAGCTTAAGGAACTTAAAATAGAAGCTATCAGAATTCAGATTTTTGTCAGGAACAAGACTGCTGTTACATCTCCCTTGTGCTCATGACTGGCTAGAATTCCACAGTATTCATCCAAAGTAGCCATTAAACATTTCAGAGATCACTAATCAAAAGAATGTAAACTTCCATCACAGATTCAAAATTCAACATAAAGCCCCTATCAAAGCAAAGCATGCTCAATTTGGGCTTTCGTGAAACAGAGAGGCCTTACAGATGACCTTGGAAGAAGGGCATCGCTCTTCTGCGTGGCTGTAAAGTGACAAGGATACGAAGGCGGCTAAGCTGGGTCTCTGTGTCATTTCTGCAGGCCACTACGCCCAGGACACCTGCGTGTACGGACCAGGAGACCTGCCATGGATCATTCAGTCGCCTTCTTTGTTTGCCAACCGATTTGACTCCACAGAACCTCTTGTGGTCACGTGCTTGGAGAGGTGGCACAGACTTAAGGCTCTAGGGCAGGCAGAGGCCCCTGTGGAACCACACTGGCATTTCCGAAGGCAGAGTCATTTTAATGTGAAATTGAACCACTGAGCTGGAAGTTATAAAGCGTTTGCTTTCTTACTGGTATCATTCTGCATCCTTGACTTGAAATCAGAGAACATTCAAccaaaaaagaatgggaaaacaaTTCCTTAACATATGTTAGTCCTAAAATGAATCTAGAAAGATTCTATCGAAAAAGCATGAGAAAGAAATTACGAGAGAAAAAATAACTCACAGTACTGCTGGGTGAGTAGACTGAGTGGACAGACGACCTGGAGGGCCAAATGCCTCACTAAACAGGGACTGAAAATCAAAAATCCCCAAGCACTTAGATCCAGGCTCACGTTAAAATAAGAACACATTTTGTCTTAGAGATATGACTGTTTATGA
Above is a window of Camelus dromedarius isolate mCamDro1 chromosome 18, mCamDro1.pat, whole genome shotgun sequence DNA encoding:
- the LOC105098862 gene encoding beta-1,3-galactosyl-O-glycosyl-glycoprotein beta-1,6-N-acetylglucosaminyltransferase 7; the encoded protein is MSQLRATKPGLLVCTAICIFIFLYLRNPAPEEPEEEPTSPAVVKCGFYPDELCSALFEGKEAALQIAKFCKTPHGSKIFAHLHRPGNCSRLSQELHFITRPLSAEEGTFSLAYVITTHKELAMFVQLLRAIYVPQNVYCIHVDEKAPKKYKTAVQSLVNCFENVFISSKREKVARTGFRRLNADINCMKDLVHPRFQWNYVINLCGQDFPIKTNKEIIRYIRSKWNDKNITPGVVQPPNSKSKTSQSHPEFTPEGNIYVSPNERFRVEPPHNLTIYFGSAYYVLTRKFAEFVLTDTRAKDMLRWSKDIQGPERHYWVTLNRLKDAPGATPNAGWEGNVRAIKWRNEEGSVHDGCKGHYAQDTCVYGPGDLPWIIQSPSLFANRFDSTEPLVVTCLERWHRLKALGQAEAPVEPHWHFRRQSHFNVKLNH